TACCAACCTCGGCCCAACCAGCCCTTCACCCCAGCCGCCCTGCGCCCCGCCGCTACCCATCCATCCTCTCCCTCCCTCCGCCAGCACGTGAAACCCGCCCAGCGTCCAAGCTCGCGATCCGATCTGCCCCAGCTGCACAACACCGTCCGTTCGTTCGTTGCACGTGAAgccctacccctaccctacctaccctaccccggACCCACCCGACCCGAGCGCAACAGCAGGACCTGCATGATGCAGATCCATGTACATGCACTACGCCACTTTCTGCCGCGCTAGCGGGAGTGAACTTCGAATGGTAAGAATAGCAAATACCCGTTATTGCCGCGGGAGTGCGTGCCCGATGTATCGTCAGTAATCAGCGGGTTGTACGGTGGGGGCTTGCCGCGGGATGAGAAGTGGGAAGTGGATGGAGGGTGAATGGATGGATGGGTTGGGCTTGTTCGGTCCCGCGAGTTCCGGAGTTTTGAGTTGGGCCGCGGGCTAGATAACGGCGTGTCTATGTCGGAGTTGCGCTGTGGCTTGTGGGGGCGGAGGGGATGGTGTTGTGGGGACTGGGAAGGGGTTTGGTGACGGGGGAGGTGCGGAGCTGGGATTGGGAGGTTTGGGGTTGGGAAACAGGTGACATAGTAAACAGGTGGTGAGTAATTAGGTGGTGAGTAATTGTGTAGTGAGTAACCAGGCGGTAGGTAAACTGGGAGGGAGTGATCAAGATGAGGATGCCGGAGTCATGGGCTGTGGAATGCAAGGTCAAGAAATATTGACTTGTTCGTCTTCGGTCGTAGAAACCATGCAAAGCATATGTGAACATATGGAGTGAAGTGATACTTGTCAAACTTCTATCGTATTAATCCACCAAACCTAGTCGAGTGGCAACCACTGTTGCACCGCTCAACAAGTATCTATCTATGCATATGCGAGAAGGGAGGATGTGTAACAGGGTATCGAATCATCCGTCCCAAAAGTCCATAGCTGAGTCCATTTTATGGCCGAAAAGTGTGGTGGCCGAAAAGTGAGGGCACAAGTGCCAGAAAGAACCCAAAGCGCCGAAAATGAGGTTTGTGAAAAGACAGCTTTTATAGATGGGAGTGGGTGACGCCGTTGGTGACGCCGTTGACACCGTTTGTCTGAGCAACGAGCTGCGCGACCTCCTCGCCAAGCTGCTCGCCGTCCTTGAAGGGGTTGTACATGCTCTCGACGATGTAAGCATCAAGCTCCTCGTCAGAGAGGTCGCGGAGCTCAGAGGCACGGTCGACACCGTTCTGCTGGGCGGCACGGATGACACCACGAGTGACAACAACGGAAACCTCACGGATGCGGCGGATATCAGGGTACAGCCAGCCATCGGCAACCTCCTGCTTGTTCAGGGATGTGGAGAGGGATTCGGCAGATGCGTATATCATGTCTTGTGTGACGGATGTGGCCTTGGAAAGGATGGCACCGAGTCCAATACCAGGGAAAACATACATGTTGTTGCCCTGGCCGGGGGTGAGAAGCTTTCCGTTGTACTCCATGGATGGGAACGGTGAGCCGGAAGCGAACAGGCAGCGACCCTCGGTGTTGAGGACAGCCTCCTCGAATGTGCACTCAGACTTGCTGGAGGGGTTGGACAACGGGAAGATGACGGGGTGGTTGTTCAACTTGGCCATCTTCTGGAGGATCTCCTTGTTGAAAGCACCGCCGATGGTGGACAGACCCATAAGAATTGTGGGCTGGACGTAGTCGATCAGGCGAGCAAGAGACTGGTACTGACGGCCGTTGTTGTCGTCACGGGCAAAGTAGACCTTGTGCTCGGCAAGCTTGTCGCCGCGGTCGTGGGTAACGAGACCGTTGGAGTCGACGAACCAGAACTTGCGGCGAGCCTCCTCCTCTGTCAAGCCCTCCTTCTTGAAGAACTCAACGATTTGCTTGGCAACACCGACACCAGCACTGCCGGCACCGAGGAAGATGGCCTTGTGATCCTTGACGGGGACACCGGACGCCTTGACAGCGTTGATGAAGCCACCGACGATGACGGCGCCAGTTCCCTGGACGTCGTCGTTGAACATGCTGTATGTGTTCTGGTAGCGCTCGAGGGCGGGGAAAGGGTTCTTGAAGTCCTCAAACTGGATAACGATGCTGTCACACGATCAGTTGCTGCAATTGGAGAATGACGAGTTGTACTCACTTGGGCCACTTGTCTGTCAGGGCGGCCATGAGCTCGTCAAGGaactccttctcctcctcagCGGTGACCTTGGGCAGCCTGGAGCCCATGTACAAGGGGTCCTCGCGGAGAGCCTTGTTGTTTGTGCCCAGATCGAGGGTGAGAGGGAGAGTGGCCTCAGGACGGATACCAGCGCAGGCAGTGTACAGAGACAGCTTGCCTACGGGGATACCCATGCCGTTCACACCGAGATCTCCAAGACCCAGAATACGAGAGCCGTCTGTGAGAACGGTGATGTCGACGTCGTGTGGCCAGTTGTCGAGGATTTGGCGGAGGTTGCCACGGTCGCTGAACGAGAGGTACATGCCCTCGGGCTGTGTCCAGATCTCGTGCCATCTTACGCAGGCCTCGCCGACGGTGGGGGTGTAGATGAGGGGAGTCAATTCCTGAAGTTGGGTCAGCCAGTCGCCCTCCGATGTTCGGCGAGTGGTTCGTACCTTGATGTTCTGCGAGAGCAGCCTGTAGAACAGGTGCACGTTGGAGGCCTTGAGGTGGGTAAGGTACTGGAACTTCTCAAGGGGGGTCGCCTTCATGGCAAGGAGCCTCAGGCCTGCAGGTAAGATCAGTACATGCCAATGGCAGTTTGTGGTTTCAAGCGTGACCACGTACATCGCTGGGCTTGCACATCGTAGCTCTCGACGGCAGGGGGAGTCAGTCCGTATGTGCCAAGGTGCTTGCGGACATCTGGAGAGTTTGACTGGCAAAAGTCACCGCTCCTGCAGAATCAATTAGCTGCTGCGGCTGGGTGTGCGTGCTGCAACGGTTGCGTACGTTGTGGTCAGTTGCCTGGTGGCGACAGGGCGCTGTGTGTTGGAGGTGGATTGAGTCATTTCAGCTGTTGCTACTGAGGCCATGCACCGGTAGTGAGAGAGTCTGGGGAAATGGAATGCAGATTGGGCGCCGCGCGAGGGGAGAGCGCCTTTTAAGAGCGAAGTGACACGCACGGTATGCATTGACGTCTGAGGATGACAGGAGTCCACTACCGCGGcatagaagagaagaaagaggaAGACGGTCCGCCTGGGAACGATGTTTGAGAAGGGTGCGAATGACCTATCGGAGCCTCTCAATTCCTCTCAAGGAGGAGAGCCGGCGACCTTCACCATTCTCTGGCGACTTTTAGTGAGCACAGACCATGGGCCAGGACTACGACGCCCGCTCTGTGGCGAGTCAGACGTTCTGCGGACACTCTAGGGCCGCCAGGCGTCGGGAAGACTCGGAGTCTGTCGCCGCGAACACTCGAGAGGAGCCTTCCGCGGTGGCAGAGTCCACAATTCCATGGCTTCTCGCCCATACGAATGACACATGAAGCTGCCACGCCGGTGCTGGTCATCGAGACGAGGCCGCAAAACCCTGGCCGCGGCTGGACTAACCTCACACCGTCCATTCACAGGGCTGCCGAAGGATTCCATCAGGCATCAAGAGGCATTTTCGGCTCGTCCAAGCGCTATCGCGGCGTAACATACGATGCGGATATTACGGACATTACGGCTGGCTACGCCTTGTGCGTGCTCTCTTGGTGTCACAGAACGGGTCTCGGACTCTTCAGCGAGAATCTGCACGCAGGGCAAGGTCCGAGTCACCGCCAGGACACGAGCATGTccatctgcatctgcatctgcaaTCGTACGCTTCCGCGAGCCCAGTTGGTCTCCTCTGCAGAATGGATGCTCTGCTGTTTGCGATGCGCCGTGCGAGCACGAGACGCGCATGCATTATTGCGCGAAGTTTCTGGCAGTGGACCAACCCGCTAGAAGACCGATGATCCGAAGAAGAACCTTGCCAACCCTGTGCTGTGCGACAAAAATGGGCGTTGCGTTTGTGAACAAGCATGGAAAGGGGTCAAATGGCACCACAGCCCGTCCGGAAGTTCCGAGCCAACTCGGGGCGAGCATTCTCACGTTCTCGTCGACATGTCACACAGAAGTCCCAGAAGTGATGTATATTCAAACTTCAGGCGCATCGGAGGCAGACAAAGCTAAAAAATAATCCTGGAGAGCGGTAGGGCTCCCGCTCCGACAGTCGCTGATCTCCCTAAATTCTTCCGGGCTTGCGGAGTGGGGAAGCCTAGGGCGGAGTGATGCATCCACATAGTCAGCGAGAAAATAAGTCGGAAACCAGCAGACGTGCGATGCAACCTAACCGATGAACGACAGCTGAACGACAGCTACACGGCAGCTGGACGGGAGCAGGACGGGAGCTGGACGGGAGCAGGACGGGAGCAGGACGGGAGCTGGACGACAAGAGCACGCGATCAGCTGCGCATATTCACGCATGTTCGTTGCAGCCTTGCGGCCATCTCACACGAAAAGCACTGCAGTGTGCGGCGCATAGACTTCTCAGCCCTCCCCCACAGTGTGAAGTCTGAAGACCCTTCCGAGGACCCTTCTAGGAAGCTGGAGTGGAGCAGAGGCTGACGATACCATGTCAGGTCCGATCGCGACAGTTGCAGCCCAGCTCCTACGCAGTCGGAGTTGGAGAAGAGCAGAACGTCGGGGGAAGGTCACTGACGTCTGCAGAGTGTTTCGTTCGTCAGAGTGATGGGTGTTGGAGGACGCTGCTCTCGAGCACCGCACA
The window above is part of the Ascochyta rabiei chromosome 1, complete sequence genome. Proteins encoded here:
- a CDS encoding Malate dehydrogenase (oxaloacetate-decarboxylating) (NADP(+)); its protein translation is MTQSTSNTQRPVATRQLTTTSGDFCQSNSPDVRKHLGTYGLTPPAVESYDVQAQRCLRLLAMKATPLEKFQYLTHLKASNVHLFYRLLSQNIKELTPLIYTPTVGEACVRWHEIWTQPEGMYLSFSDRGNLRQILDNWPHDVDITVLTDGSRILGLGDLGVNGMGIPVGKLSLYTACAGIRPEATLPLTLDLGTNNKALREDPLYMGSRLPKVTAEEEKEFLDELMAALTDKWPNIVIQFEDFKNPFPALERYQNTYSMFNDDVQGTGAVIVGGFINAVKASGVPVKDHKAIFLGAGSAGVGVAKQIVEFFKKEGLTEEEARRKFWFVDSNGLVTHDRGDKLAEHKVYFARDDNNGRQYQSLARLIDYVQPTILMGLSTIGGAFNKEILQKMAKLNNHPVIFPLSNPSSKSECTFEEAVLNTEGRCLFASGSPFPSMEYNGKLLTPGQGNNMYVFPGIGLGAILSKATSVTQDMIYASAESLSTSLNKQEVADGWLYPDIRRIREVSVVVTRGVIRAAQQNGVDRASELRDLSDEELDAYIVESMYNPFKDGEQLGEEVAQLVAQTNGVNGVTNGVTHSHL